One genomic region from Leifsonia sp. Root1293 encodes:
- a CDS encoding Rv3235 family protein translates to MSPDPARPPTPDENAAVPSSSPAPLIGATALGRYLDDDFFGAQPTPRRSLPDPQPLLSNLTRCVMEVLAGARELDQLSRWVTDDVYRHLLKRVVLASRARAVKKQQAQRPTISIGSIIVTEPRDGVVEAVVMVHSRSRTRAVAIRLEGLDNRWRASSINVL, encoded by the coding sequence ATGAGCCCAGATCCAGCACGTCCCCCGACGCCGGACGAGAACGCAGCAGTGCCGTCTTCGTCACCGGCGCCTCTCATCGGAGCGACCGCACTCGGTCGTTATCTCGACGATGACTTCTTCGGGGCTCAGCCGACCCCGCGCAGGTCGTTGCCCGACCCTCAGCCCCTCCTCTCGAACCTCACCCGCTGCGTGATGGAGGTGCTCGCGGGCGCTCGGGAGCTCGACCAGCTCAGCCGGTGGGTCACCGACGACGTCTACCGGCATCTCCTGAAGCGCGTCGTGCTCGCCTCGAGGGCCCGTGCGGTCAAGAAGCAGCAGGCGCAGCGTCCGACGATCTCGATCGGCAGCATCATCGTGACCGAACCACGCGACGGCGTCGTCGAGGCCGTCGTCATGGTGCACAGCCGGTCGCGCACCCGAGCTGTCGCCATCAGGCTCGAGGGCCTCGATAACCGCTGGCGGGCCAGCAGCATCAACGTGCTGTAG
- a CDS encoding helix-turn-helix domain-containing protein, producing the protein MPPVPPDGDVARFLSLADTAEILAITVAEAAELVRTGELPAIRVGSAWRVERVVLEAFIEGQYEEARRMSLWQESAYADIPELSEGRILRQKPEPEAE; encoded by the coding sequence ATGCCCCCCGTACCTCCCGATGGCGACGTCGCGCGATTCCTCTCGCTCGCCGACACCGCCGAGATCCTCGCGATCACGGTCGCCGAGGCCGCGGAGCTCGTGCGCACCGGCGAGCTGCCCGCCATCAGGGTCGGCAGCGCCTGGCGCGTGGAGAGGGTCGTGCTCGAGGCCTTCATCGAAGGCCAGTACGAGGAGGCGCGGCGCATGTCGCTGTGGCAGGAATCGGCCTACGCCGACATCCCCGAGCTCTCCGAGGGGCGCATCCTGCGGCAGAAGCCGGAACCCGAGGCCGAGTGA
- the secA gene encoding preprotein translocase subunit SecA, with the protein MASILEKVLRVGEGRTLRRLENYAKAINALEDDFRALSDEELKHETVEFRERYGNGESLDDLLPEAFAAVREAARRTLGLRHFDVQLMGGAALHLGNIAEMKTGEGKTLVATTAAYLNAITSRGVHVITVNDFLASYQSELMGRVFRALGMTTGCIIAGQTPEVRREMYAADITYGTNNEFGFDYLRDNMAWQASDMVQRGHYFAIVDEVDSILIDEARTPLIISGPASGEANRWFNEFASLATRLVPGEDYEVDEKKRTVGVLEPGIEKVEDYLGIDNLYESANTPLISFLNNAIKANALFKRDKDYVVMNGEVLIVDEHTGRILMGRRYNEGIHQAIEAKEKVAVKAENQTLATVTLQNYFRLYSKLSGMTGTAETEAAEFMSTYKLGVVAIPTNKPMVRIDQSDLVYKNEEIKFAQVVEDIVERHKAGQPVLVGTTSVEKSEYLSRLLAKKGVRHEVLNAKNHAREAAIVAQAGRLGSVTVATNMAGRGTDVMLGGNAEFLAVSEMNAAGLSPVDTPEEYEEKWDEVFARVKATVDEDAAKVVEAGGLYVLGTERHESRRIDNQLRGRSGRQGDPGESRFYLSLTDDLMRLFNSGAAEALMSRGVPDDVAIESKVVSRAIRSAQSQVEARNAEIRKNVLKYDDVLNRQREAIYSDRRHILEGDDLHERTQKFLESVIDEVVDQHTGESTGDDWDFDAFWAELKTLYPVGVTIDEVVAEAGAKGRINRDFVRREILSDARIAYQNREAQLGSPAMRELERRVVLSVIDRRWREHLYEMDYLKDGIGLRAMAQRDPLVEYQREGFAMFQQMMGQIREETVGFLFNLDVEVNQGPGEVSTPRVAAKGLGGMEAPAEKLSYSAPSDSGGVEVRNQRGQIQQAATERARRQVAASQPAPAADEPAGRGAFGQKSAAPDAAPGNRAERRAQDKRKG; encoded by the coding sequence AGTGACGAGGAGCTCAAGCACGAGACGGTCGAGTTCCGTGAGCGCTACGGAAACGGCGAGTCGCTCGACGACCTGCTGCCCGAGGCCTTCGCCGCCGTGCGCGAGGCGGCGCGGCGCACGCTCGGCCTCCGGCACTTCGACGTTCAGCTCATGGGTGGCGCAGCCCTGCACCTCGGCAACATCGCCGAGATGAAGACCGGCGAGGGCAAGACGCTCGTCGCGACGACGGCCGCCTACCTCAACGCCATCACCAGCCGCGGCGTCCACGTGATCACCGTCAACGACTTCCTCGCCAGCTACCAGTCCGAGCTCATGGGCCGTGTCTTCCGTGCCCTCGGCATGACGACCGGATGCATCATCGCCGGGCAGACGCCCGAGGTGCGTCGCGAGATGTACGCGGCCGACATCACCTACGGCACGAACAACGAGTTCGGCTTCGACTACCTGCGCGACAACATGGCGTGGCAGGCCTCGGACATGGTGCAGCGCGGTCACTACTTCGCCATCGTCGACGAGGTCGACTCGATCCTCATCGACGAGGCCCGCACCCCGCTCATCATCTCGGGACCGGCATCCGGAGAGGCCAACCGCTGGTTCAACGAGTTCGCGTCGCTGGCCACCCGCCTCGTTCCCGGCGAGGACTACGAGGTCGACGAGAAGAAGCGCACAGTGGGTGTCCTCGAGCCCGGCATCGAGAAGGTCGAGGACTACCTCGGCATCGACAACCTCTACGAGTCGGCCAACACCCCGCTCATCTCGTTCCTGAACAACGCGATCAAGGCCAACGCGCTGTTCAAGCGCGACAAGGACTACGTGGTGATGAACGGCGAGGTGCTCATCGTCGACGAGCACACGGGCCGTATCCTCATGGGGCGTCGCTACAACGAGGGCATCCACCAGGCGATCGAGGCCAAGGAGAAGGTCGCGGTCAAGGCCGAGAACCAGACCCTCGCCACTGTCACCCTGCAGAACTACTTCCGCCTCTACTCCAAGCTCTCCGGCATGACCGGTACGGCCGAGACCGAGGCAGCCGAGTTCATGTCGACCTACAAGCTCGGAGTCGTGGCGATCCCCACGAACAAGCCGATGGTGCGCATCGACCAGTCCGACCTCGTCTACAAGAACGAGGAGATCAAGTTCGCGCAGGTCGTCGAGGACATCGTCGAGCGTCACAAGGCCGGCCAGCCCGTCCTCGTCGGTACGACCAGCGTCGAGAAGAGCGAGTACCTCTCGCGCCTGCTCGCCAAGAAGGGCGTGCGGCACGAGGTGCTGAACGCCAAGAACCACGCGCGGGAGGCTGCCATCGTCGCCCAGGCCGGGCGTCTCGGCTCCGTCACGGTCGCCACCAACATGGCCGGCCGTGGTACCGACGTGATGCTCGGCGGCAACGCCGAGTTCCTCGCCGTCTCCGAGATGAACGCCGCGGGTCTCAGCCCTGTCGACACTCCCGAGGAGTACGAGGAGAAGTGGGACGAGGTCTTCGCCCGCGTCAAGGCCACCGTCGACGAGGATGCCGCGAAGGTCGTCGAGGCAGGCGGACTCTACGTGCTCGGAACCGAGCGTCACGAGTCCCGCCGCATCGACAACCAGCTGCGCGGTCGCTCCGGGCGTCAGGGCGACCCCGGTGAGAGCCGCTTCTACCTGTCGCTCACCGACGACCTGATGCGTTTGTTCAACTCCGGTGCGGCCGAGGCACTCATGTCGCGGGGCGTTCCGGATGACGTCGCCATCGAGTCGAAGGTCGTCAGCCGCGCCATCCGCAGTGCGCAGTCGCAGGTCGAAGCCCGCAACGCCGAGATCCGCAAGAACGTGCTCAAGTACGACGACGTGCTGAACCGCCAGCGTGAGGCCATCTACTCCGACCGACGCCACATCCTCGAGGGCGACGACCTGCACGAGCGCACCCAGAAGTTCCTGGAGTCGGTCATCGATGAGGTCGTCGACCAGCACACCGGCGAGAGCACCGGAGACGACTGGGACTTCGACGCCTTCTGGGCCGAGCTGAAGACGCTCTACCCCGTCGGAGTGACCATCGACGAGGTCGTGGCCGAGGCCGGGGCGAAGGGGCGCATCAACCGCGACTTCGTTCGTCGCGAGATCCTCTCCGACGCCCGCATCGCCTACCAGAACCGCGAGGCCCAGCTCGGGTCCCCGGCCATGCGCGAGCTCGAGCGCCGCGTCGTGCTCTCGGTCATCGACCGTCGCTGGCGCGAGCACCTCTACGAGATGGACTACCTGAAGGACGGCATCGGCCTGCGCGCGATGGCGCAGCGCGACCCGCTGGTCGAGTACCAGCGCGAGGGCTTCGCGATGTTCCAGCAGATGATGGGCCAGATCCGCGAGGAGACCGTCGGCTTCCTGTTCAACCTGGACGTCGAGGTCAACCAGGGCCCCGGCGAGGTGTCGACCCCGCGCGTCGCGGCCAAGGGCCTCGGTGGCATGGAGGCTCCGGCGGAGAAGCTCAGCTACTCCGCTCCCAGCGATTCCGGCGGAGTCGAGGTGCGCAACCAGCGTGGTCAGATCCAGCAGGCTGCGACCGAGCGCGCACGCCGGCAGGTCGCAGCCTCGCAGCCGGCGCCTGCGGCCGACGAGCCGGCAGGACGTGGTGCTTTCGGGCAGAAGTCCGCCGCCCCGGATGCCGCACCGGGCAACCGCGCCGAGCGACGCGCCCAGGACAAGCGCAAGGGCTGA